The Fusarium musae strain F31 chromosome 10, whole genome shotgun sequence genome window below encodes:
- a CDS encoding hypothetical protein (SMCOG1038:phenylalanine-specific permease~antiSMASH:Cluster_10.1), with amino-acid sequence MAVLTFGTLSMTFGNRILGAWNNLARTPSKSPSLRWSILSVFVASVVLLSTSDKTDPEFVFATFANETGWNDGIAWILGLLQSALSLIGYDAVLHMTEEMPTPSRDAPLAMVYAVGVGGTTGTIFILVMLFCLTDLSGIVATSTGMPIVELILQATGSRAGTTFLTLMLAICFIHGTNGSITSASRLLYAMARDKGTLYHEYFSHIHPRWEVPIRTIVLTWVFNAIFGLLYLGPTVAFNAFISSCTILLNMSYAIPVATLIIRGRDTLTRFQSADTPWRFGKVRGLIINYVAVLYVFITSIFFCFPPVLPVDASLMSMSPSPPTAEYTLRTDSDYVSAVIGIFAIFLTGYWVFYGKKTFQGPDLDVILGERPDLAEATDELATEEKKVESPTE; translated from the exons ATGGCCGTCCTCACATTCGGCACTCTCTCCATGACCTTCGGTAACCGAATTTTGGGTGCCTGGAACAATCTCGCCCGTACGCCTTCCAAATCCCCTTCACTACGA TGGTCTATACTCAGTGTTTTCGTCGCCAGCGTCGTCCTCCTCTCGACATCCGATAAAACTGACCCCGAATTCGTCTTTGCGACATTCGCGAACGAAACAGGCTGGAACGACGGGATAGCGTGGATCTTGGGTCTTTTGCAGTCAGCGCTGTCACTTATTGGATATGATGCTGTGCTGCATATGACGGAGGAGATGCCGACGCCGTCGAGGGATGCTCCCCTGGCGATGGTATACGCTGTTGGTGTCGGAGGAACAAC CGGAacaatcttcatcctcgtgATGCTGTTCTGCCTAACCGACCTCTCCGGAATCGTCGCGACATCGACCGGCATGCCCATCGTCGAACTGATCCTCCAAGCAACAGGCAGTCGCGCCGGCACGACATTCCTCACGCTCATGTTAGCAATCTGCTTCATCCACGGAACCAACGGCTCGATCACCAGCGCCTCCCGACTCCTATACGCTATGGCTCGTGATAAAGGTACGCTATATCACGAGTACTTTAGCCACATCCACCCCAGATGGGAAGTACCCATCAGAACTATTGTTCTTACCTGGGTGTTCAACGCGATCTTTGGATTGTTGTATCTCGGACCGACTGTTGCGTTCAATGCGTTCATTTCGAGCTGTACGATCTTGTTGAACATGTCGTATGCTATTCCGGTTGCGACGCTGATCATTCGAGGCCGGGATACCTTGACGAGGTTTCAGAGTGCGGATACACCCTGGAGGTTTGGAAAGGTTCGGGGTTTGATCATCAATTACGTTGCTGTTCTTTACGtcttcatcacatcaatC TTCTTCTGCTTCCCGCCTGTTCTGCCAGTCGACGCCAGCTTGATGAGTATGTCACCCTCCCCTCCCACTGCTGAGTATACGCTGAGAACAGACTCAGATTACGTCTCGGCTGTCATTGGCATCTTTGCCATTTTCCTAACAGGATACTGGGTCTTTTACGGAAAGAAGACATTCCAAGGCCCG GATCTCGATGTGATTCTCGGAGAAAGACCGGACCTTGCCGAAGCCACGGATGAGTTGGCgacggaagagaagaaggttgagagtCCAACAGAGTGA
- a CDS encoding hypothetical protein (EggNog:ENOG41~antiSMASH:Cluster_10.1) — translation MEEPESSARSTVKRKLPVRSRSGCLTCRTKHLKCDEAKPECQVCISRGVQCGGYQRGLRWSTKHEKPAELAEHKFRTSPKQSCGTKKRRGRPPKRQLDTASTASFTTAGSVYSSNDANQGVFGEFMLNTQPLESRQDAQLVESEMSPTDDFISQFPLDLPVEGLPMSEFEWTPDALDLATPTFDNFSDTSTDLALYPVQQQNFSTLFVPPPITDPSTQLVEYWFRDICSLWSQYDSPTNSNRMLATTLWSTSEAVSTSLQSMSSAYLSSKMPHMKKTSIAMMKNATDVIEAELRVVKSSPNLDTVPMGLIYGLFCIGTSICWLNATQLGIPFLREAKALLHRINKQKRRLSEEEQKLLNIFNKSWTYCELLLSVVSDTNPYITYEAEEVQDISADEYPTALPTEPVVDDMPHPWTGVSNTVSRLLTQTLRLCRNYRYHVRHPGPFATRDHATALSMIEEAKTLEEKLLGLDFESAPANTETGDQKTPCRHLVNVAEAYRLAGLIHIYQTFPELVLLRLPDNLSGPADEHIPWEECITPLSLRLTRLIEQLPADSGSKMTQPLLCITASTGLRFEPSDATSSPETQAPLTTPTPFDLGSTEHCGLSDYIGQLIQADEDIERLSTTTATESRMKIVEARCFLVGRLDALEALLPPRPIVVAKTLVQTIWNEYDKEKTGAASVHWIDVMEENNLRSLFG, via the exons ATGGAGGAGCCCGAATCAAGTGCCAGGTCCACCGTCAAACGGAAGCTCCCCGTCAGATCGAGATCCGGATGCTTGACCTGCCGCACCAAACAC CTGAAATGCGACGAAGCAAAACCAGAATGCCAGGTTTGTATATCGCGAGGTGTTCAGTGCGGAGGATATCAGCGTGGTTTGAGATGGTCTACCAAACATGAGAAACCAGCTGAACTCGCTGAGCATAAATTTCGAACGTCACCAAAACAATCCTGCGGTACTAAGAAGCGTCGCGGTAGACCGCCAAAGAGACAACTAGACACTGCATCTACTGCATCGTTCACCACCGCTGGTTCAGTGTACAGCTCCAACGATGCGAACCAGGGAGTCTTTGGTGAATTCATGCTGAACACACAGCCTTTGGAGAGTCGGCAAGATGCTCAGCTCGTAGAATCTGAGATGAGTCCAACAGACGATTTCATTTCTCAATTCCCACTTGATCTTCCCGTCGAAGGCCTTCCGATGTCAGAGTTTGAATGGACGCCTGACGCGCTGGATCTCGCGACACCGACATTTGATAACTTTTCCGATACAAGCACCGACCTTGCTCTATACCCAGTTCAGCAGCAAAACTTCTCAACGCTGTTTGTTCCTCCACCGATAACAGACCCTTCAACTCAACTCGTTGAATACTGGTTTCGCGATATCTGTTCTTTATGGTCGCAGTATGACTCACCGACAAACTCGAATCGCATGCTCGCGACTACTCTATGGTCAACTTCAGAAGCTGTATCGACTAGTTTGCAGAGCATGTCATCAGCATATCTGTCCTCCAAGATGCCGCATATGAAGAAGACTTCTATCgctatgatgaagaatgcTACTGATGTTATTGAGGCGGAACTTCGCGTTGTCAAATCATCACCGAATCTTGATACCGTCCCTATGGGTCTCATTTATGGTCTATTTTGCATAGGGACGAGTATTTGCTGGTTGAACGCGACGCAATTGGGTATACCATTTCTCAGAGAGGCGaaagctcttcttcaccgGATAAATAAGCAAAAACGCCGTCTGTCCGAGGAAGAGCAGAAGTTGCtaaacatcttcaacaaaaGCTGGACGTATTGCGAGCTACTACTCTCTGTCGTTTCAGACACCAACCCATACATCACATACGAGGccgaagaagtccaagataTCAGCGCAGACGAATATCCAACAGCGCTACCAACCGAACCTGTTGTCGACGACATGCCTCATCCATGGACGGGTGTTTCAAACACAGTATCACGACTTCTGACTCAGACCTTGAGACTCTGTCGTAATTACAGATATCACGTTAGACATCCTGGGCCTTTTGCGACGCGCGATCACGCTACTGCACTAAGCATGATTGAAGAAGCTAAAACGTTGGAAGAAAAGCTCTTGGGTTTGGACTTTGAGTCAGCACCTGCGAATACCGAGACTGGAGACCAGAAAACACCATGCCGTCATCTTGTCAACGTCGCTGAGGCATATCGCCTCGCTGGCCTCATCCATATCTACCAAACATTCCCTGAGCTGGTTCTTTTGAGATTGCCCGATAATCTGTCCGGTCCAGCAGATGAACACATCCCATGGGAAGAATGCATCACACCACTGAGTCTCCGCCTAACAAGATTGATCGAGCAACTCCCCGCGGATTCGGGTAGTAAAATGACCCAGCCCCTGCTCTGCATCACCGCCAGCACCGGTCTACGCTTCGAACCCTCCGATGCAACCTCAAGTCCCGAAACCCAAGCTCCTCTCACGACACCAACGCCTTTCGATCTTGGAAGTACAGAGCATTGCGGGTTATCAGACTACATCGGACAGCTCATACAGGCAGACGAAGATATCGAGCGATTGTCTACAACTACTGCTACGGAGTCGCGGATGAAGATTGTGGAGGCAAGATGTTTTCTCGTTGGGAGACTTGATGCGTTGGAGGCATTGTTGCCGCCGAGACCGATTGTTGTGGCGAAGACGTTGGTGCAGACGATTTGGAATGAGTATGATAAGGAGAAGACGGGGGCTGCGAGTGTGCACTGGATTGATGTCATGGAGGAGAATAACTTGCGGTCTTTGTTTGGATAG